A single region of the Aeromonas hydrophila subsp. hydrophila ATCC 7966 genome encodes:
- a CDS encoding siderophore amonabactin TonB-dependent receptor codes for MQLQPGVFRLNPILLSLGLFALPGLAQAEAVKANETMVVTATQTQHTELSAPASVSVVTRADLDKMNANNVGEALKHVPGVNIIGTNPTGRSEIKIRGMGGDYTLLLINGKRVNARETLGSSFGNDFDLSSIPMAAIERIEVIRGPVSSLYGADALGGVVNVILRQAKEQTEAAFGYTHTMPTKGDGGDANRGNAFVSGALIDNKLLGSLVVEGYQRDRWHSDQSNNKDADALEKREVVNMLSSLKWLVADNQDVEFDLGYNQNDMDSYFNNVPRAPTAPATPHNVQKLDRLSLGLTHNGRWEHFDSRARYYFEQTDLMDDSQLNGGAADVTQTNHTVDGQLSGYLGDHLLTSGAEFRKTELEHSRSITNGSVDASQSALYLQDEFSLGDLALTLSGRLDHHETYGNEFSPRAYALYKLSDEWVIKGGAGKAFKAPTLAQSSEGFATTACRGACKVIGNPDLKPETAVSYELGTAYEAARFGAGLTGFHNDIEDLIQSDQWGPGYRPTVMTYLNVKKARVKGLELTGWVDVMDDVKLTGNWTMLDSEDKSTGDDLAKTPDHTGNLSLDWQASEIVNTNLAWQYVGSQFIKVPMHNSQALKSDSYQTLDVNTKWKVTPALDFKLGITNLTNTKRDQVATDADFILEGRTVYAGVDYKL; via the coding sequence ATGCAGTTGCAGCCTGGCGTATTTCGCTTGAACCCGATTTTGCTCTCCCTCGGCCTGTTTGCCTTGCCGGGCCTGGCCCAGGCCGAAGCGGTCAAGGCCAACGAGACCATGGTGGTCACCGCCACCCAGACCCAGCACACCGAACTCTCCGCCCCGGCCAGCGTCTCTGTGGTGACCCGCGCCGATCTGGACAAGATGAATGCCAACAACGTCGGCGAAGCGCTCAAGCACGTGCCCGGCGTCAACATCATCGGCACCAACCCCACCGGCCGCAGCGAGATCAAGATCCGCGGCATGGGCGGCGACTACACCCTGCTGCTGATCAACGGCAAGCGGGTCAACGCTCGCGAAACCCTGGGCAGCTCGTTTGGCAATGACTTCGACTTGAGCTCCATCCCCATGGCCGCCATCGAGCGCATCGAGGTGATCCGCGGTCCCGTCTCCTCCCTCTATGGCGCCGACGCCCTCGGCGGCGTGGTCAACGTGATCCTGCGCCAGGCCAAGGAGCAGACCGAGGCGGCCTTCGGCTACACCCACACCATGCCCACCAAGGGTGATGGTGGCGATGCCAACCGTGGCAACGCCTTCGTCTCCGGCGCCCTGATCGACAACAAGCTGCTCGGCAGCCTGGTGGTAGAAGGCTATCAGCGCGACCGCTGGCACAGCGATCAGTCCAACAACAAGGACGCCGATGCGCTGGAGAAACGGGAAGTGGTCAACATGCTCTCCAGCCTGAAGTGGCTGGTGGCCGACAACCAGGATGTGGAGTTCGATCTGGGCTACAACCAGAACGACATGGACAGCTATTTCAACAACGTGCCGCGCGCCCCCACCGCCCCGGCCACCCCGCACAACGTGCAAAAACTCGATCGCCTGAGCCTGGGGCTGACTCACAACGGTCGTTGGGAGCACTTCGACAGCCGCGCCCGCTACTACTTCGAGCAGACCGATCTGATGGATGACTCCCAGCTCAACGGCGGCGCGGCCGATGTCACCCAGACCAACCACACGGTCGACGGCCAGCTGAGCGGCTACCTGGGGGATCACCTGCTGACCTCAGGCGCGGAATTCCGCAAGACCGAGCTGGAGCACAGTCGCAGCATCACCAATGGCAGCGTGGATGCGAGCCAGAGCGCTCTCTACCTGCAGGATGAATTCAGCCTGGGGGATCTGGCGCTGACCCTCTCCGGTCGTCTGGATCACCACGAGACCTATGGCAACGAGTTCAGCCCGCGCGCCTATGCGCTCTACAAGCTGAGCGACGAGTGGGTGATCAAGGGCGGCGCCGGCAAGGCGTTCAAGGCCCCGACCCTGGCCCAGTCCAGCGAAGGTTTCGCCACCACCGCCTGCCGCGGCGCCTGCAAGGTGATCGGCAACCCGGATCTGAAACCGGAAACCGCCGTCAGCTATGAGCTGGGCACCGCCTATGAAGCCGCTCGCTTTGGCGCCGGCCTCACCGGTTTCCACAACGACATCGAGGATCTGATCCAGAGCGATCAGTGGGGCCCGGGCTACCGTCCAACCGTCATGACCTACCTCAACGTCAAGAAGGCCCGGGTCAAGGGGCTGGAGCTGACCGGCTGGGTCGATGTGATGGACGACGTCAAGCTGACCGGCAACTGGACCATGCTGGACTCCGAAGACAAGAGCACGGGAGACGATCTGGCCAAGACCCCGGATCACACCGGCAACCTGAGCCTGGATTGGCAAGCCAGCGAGATCGTCAACACCAACCTGGCCTGGCAGTACGTGGGCAGCCAGTTCATCAAGGTGCCGATGCACAACTCCCAGGCGCTCAAGTCCGACAGCTACCAGACCCTGGACGTCAACACCAAGTGGAAGGTCACCCCGGCGCTCGACTTCAAGCTGGGCATCACCAACCTCACCAACACCAAGCGTGACCAGGTCGCCACCGACGCCGACTTCATTCTGGAAGGTCGTACCGTCTACGCTGGCGTGGATTACAAGCTGTAA
- a CDS encoding siderophore amonabactin export MFS transporter has protein sequence MKPVTTTPAAIHLALLVNMLSMGSMMMVMPLGPDLVISLGMLPEQTGYFSGGATLGAALMGLIAAPWLDRVNRKPALLVLLTLRFLLLMACALVQNSQQLLVLFVLSGCVAGPLAAILMAAVLDLVPPAERGRRLAYVGMAFSLAAILVVPIALVLAQWFGWQSPFLLFGVCGLLLALLCATLLPSLPVSRAPHGSGLRQLLASPLCQGALFILCLQMFGHFLLIPHFANYFQFNLAFPREQIAALYLCGGLASMATMRLCGSWIDQGRAQAAILITSLLLALITLLGFAMPVGVPVYLLFTLFMALSSARSSTTLAITASIPAPHQRAAFMSFQGTVTNVAAGLGSLLSARLLVSDQSGVLHGFAHLAWINIGCGLLACGGVWLLLKGLAQTRNNNNPESGTARQGSQ, from the coding sequence ATGAAGCCAGTGACCACCACCCCCGCCGCCATCCACCTGGCCCTGCTTGTCAACATGCTCTCCATGGGCAGCATGATGATGGTGATGCCGCTCGGGCCGGATCTCGTCATCAGCCTCGGCATGCTGCCGGAGCAGACCGGCTACTTCAGCGGCGGTGCCACTCTGGGTGCCGCCCTGATGGGGCTCATCGCCGCCCCCTGGCTCGATCGGGTCAACCGCAAGCCCGCCCTGCTGGTGCTGCTCACCCTGCGTTTTCTGCTGCTGATGGCTTGCGCCCTGGTGCAAAACAGCCAGCAGTTGCTGGTGCTGTTCGTCCTGTCGGGCTGTGTGGCCGGGCCACTCGCCGCCATCTTGATGGCCGCCGTGCTGGATCTGGTACCGCCGGCCGAGCGGGGCCGTCGCCTCGCCTACGTGGGCATGGCGTTCTCGCTGGCCGCCATCCTGGTGGTGCCCATCGCCCTGGTGCTGGCCCAGTGGTTTGGCTGGCAGAGCCCCTTCCTGCTGTTTGGCGTCTGCGGCCTGCTGCTGGCCCTGCTCTGCGCCACCCTGCTGCCTTCGCTGCCGGTCAGCCGCGCCCCTCATGGCAGTGGCCTGCGCCAGTTGCTGGCCTCCCCGCTCTGCCAGGGCGCCCTGTTCATCCTCTGCCTGCAGATGTTCGGTCACTTCCTGCTGATCCCGCACTTTGCCAACTACTTCCAGTTCAACCTGGCGTTCCCGCGCGAGCAGATCGCCGCCCTCTATCTGTGCGGCGGCCTCGCCAGCATGGCCACCATGCGGCTGTGCGGCAGCTGGATTGATCAGGGCCGGGCCCAGGCCGCCATCCTGATCACCAGCCTGCTGCTGGCACTGATCACTTTGCTCGGTTTCGCCATGCCGGTCGGCGTGCCCGTCTACCTGCTGTTCACCCTGTTCATGGCGCTGAGCTCGGCCCGCTCCAGCACCACCCTCGCCATCACGGCCTCCATCCCAGCCCCGCATCAGCGCGCCGCCTTCATGTCTTTTCAGGGCACGGTCACCAATGTGGCGGCCGGGCTCGGCAGCCTGCTCTCCGCCAGGTTGCTGGTGTCGGATCAGAGCGGCGTCCTGCACGGATTTGCCCATCTGGCCTGGATCAATATCGGCTGCGGCCTGCTGGCCTGCGGCGGTGTCTGGCTCCTGCTCAAGGGGCTGGCACAGACAAGGAATAACAATAACCCCGAGTCTGGCACCGCCAGACAAGGAAGTCAGTGA
- a CDS encoding DUF2919 domain-containing protein, with the protein MTLYPEHRYDDHGQLRPPLWFWPIALLLTRSVWLFLMAGVTRESGSAILTLFYPDRLALYISLLTDVPAILALLACGGTYQQTRSLRAWLRRHSPLLLLCSAVSGLLMQLHSLNLQKWSFSWPTALVLVATLWSLWYLLRSRQLREYAADQPHAGN; encoded by the coding sequence ATGACCCTCTACCCCGAACACAGATATGACGATCACGGCCAGCTGCGTCCCCCGCTCTGGTTCTGGCCCATCGCCCTCTTGCTGACCCGCTCGGTCTGGCTGTTTCTGATGGCCGGCGTCACCCGCGAGAGCGGCAGCGCCATCCTGACCCTCTTCTATCCGGACCGGCTCGCCCTCTACATCAGCCTGCTGACCGACGTGCCCGCCATACTGGCGCTGCTCGCCTGCGGCGGTACCTATCAGCAGACCCGCAGCCTCCGGGCCTGGCTCAGGCGCCACAGCCCATTGCTGCTGCTCTGCTCTGCCGTCAGCGGCCTGCTGATGCAACTGCACAGCCTCAATCTGCAGAAGTGGTCGTTCAGCTGGCCCACCGCGCTGGTACTGGTCGCTACCCTCTGGTCACTCTGGTATCTGCTGCGCAGCCGCCAGCTGCGTGAATACGCGGCCGATCAGCCCCACGCCGGCAACTGA
- the corA gene encoding magnesium/cobalt transporter CorA, whose translation MITAYILNNKVLDIVTLGPDDIVPDNTVWLDAYKPDTAEREWLTGLFLEEVPDKEELDDIEASARFYWDTDGLHIHSLFPQRIGRDTKGVHVSFTLRNNLLISIREDDIGLVRLLRHYMRQDRLEVEDALDILLEVQNLKVEYLSDLIEDGYKTLENTADQIFEPDQINPMLKELMAQEEANGQIRLSLHDTRRALRFLKRSLRQRMSNEQNKWIDEMLHDVESLLPHTQFLFDKINFQLEASMGVTNLEQNKVIKIFSVAAVIFLPPTLIASIYGMNFGRMPELAWEYGYPLSLVLMVMSSLGTGLFFKRKGWL comes from the coding sequence ATGATCACCGCCTACATTCTCAATAACAAGGTACTGGACATAGTCACGCTCGGGCCTGACGACATAGTGCCTGACAACACCGTCTGGCTGGATGCCTACAAGCCGGACACGGCGGAACGAGAATGGTTGACGGGCCTGTTTCTGGAAGAGGTGCCCGACAAGGAGGAGCTGGATGACATCGAAGCATCCGCCCGTTTCTACTGGGATACCGACGGTCTGCACATTCACTCCCTGTTTCCCCAGCGGATCGGCCGTGACACCAAGGGTGTCCACGTCTCCTTTACCCTGCGCAACAACCTGCTGATCAGCATCCGCGAGGATGACATCGGTTTGGTGCGCCTGCTGCGCCACTACATGCGTCAGGATCGGCTGGAGGTGGAAGATGCCCTCGACATCCTGCTGGAGGTGCAGAACCTCAAGGTGGAATACCTCTCCGATCTCATCGAAGATGGTTACAAGACCCTGGAAAACACCGCCGATCAGATCTTCGAGCCGGATCAGATCAACCCCATGCTCAAGGAGTTGATGGCTCAGGAAGAGGCCAACGGCCAGATCCGTCTCTCCCTGCACGATACCCGTCGCGCCCTGCGCTTCTTGAAGCGCAGCCTGCGCCAACGGATGAGCAACGAGCAGAACAAGTGGATCGACGAGATGCTGCACGACGTGGAGTCCCTGTTGCCCCACACCCAGTTCCTGTTCGACAAGATCAACTTCCAGCTGGAGGCCTCCATGGGGGTCACCAACCTGGAACAGAACAAGGTGATCAAGATCTTCTCGGTGGCCGCGGTCATCTTCCTGCCGCCGACGCTGATCGCCAGCATCTACGGCATGAACTTCGGCCGCATGCCGGAGCTCGCCTGGGAGTACGGCTATCCGCTCTCCCTGGTGCTGATGGTGATGTCATCGCTCGGCACCGGTCTGTTCTTCAAGCGAAAAGGCTGGCTGTGA
- a CDS encoding 4Fe-4S dicluster domain-containing protein, with the protein MQVSGDNKDAQPWHIVWTPPQGGCGPNYPNM; encoded by the coding sequence ATGCAGGTCAGTGGCGACAACAAGGATGCGCAGCCCTGGCACATCGTCTGGACGCCACCGCAGGGCGGCTGCGGCCCCAACTATCCCAATATGTGA
- a CDS encoding electron transfer flavoprotein-ubiquinone oxidoreductase, protein MEREAMEFDVVIVGGGPAGLSAAIALKQHNAELSVCLLEKGAEIGAHLLSGALLDPVALKELLPESWQQAPLGVEVNDDQVHLLQSDRRALQLPNWAVPPRMHNEGSHIISLGNLCRWLGQQAEQLGVEIYPGFTASELIMEAGRVKGVITGDLGLDRAGNPKADHVPGMALLGRYTLFAEGARGHLGKQLIADFQLENAAQPQHYAIGFKELWQLPPGQGKPGRVLHGSGWPLSEGKEDKSQGGFYLYHLEQDQVAVGLIVDLNYRNPWLSPFDEFQRLKHHPLIAAALQGGERISYGARAIAKGGWHSLPRMHFPGGLLIGCDAGTLDFSRIKGIHTAMKSGMLAAKTVAMSLRGGDEGGRDLAEYGDALQQSWLAHELKTARNFGAALHRWGPWLGGAFNWLEQRLFARTSPFTLLDKEPDYRQLRMASRCQPIDYPKPDGKLSFDKLSSVYLANTSHDEDQPCHLKLQDETIPVAVNLPTWAEPAQRYCPAGVFEILGSESLSRLQINAANCIHCKTCDIKDPSQNIVWTPPQGGSGPNYPNM, encoded by the coding sequence ATGGAACGCGAAGCAATGGAATTTGATGTCGTCATCGTCGGTGGCGGCCCGGCGGGACTCAGTGCCGCCATCGCCCTCAAACAACACAATGCCGAGCTGTCGGTCTGCCTGCTGGAGAAGGGGGCGGAGATCGGCGCCCATCTGCTCTCCGGCGCCCTGCTGGATCCCGTCGCCCTCAAGGAGCTACTGCCAGAGAGCTGGCAACAGGCCCCGCTCGGGGTCGAGGTCAACGACGATCAGGTGCACCTGCTGCAAAGCGACCGCCGCGCCCTGCAACTGCCCAACTGGGCGGTGCCGCCGCGCATGCACAACGAGGGCAGCCACATCATCAGCCTCGGCAACCTCTGTCGCTGGCTCGGTCAGCAGGCCGAACAGTTGGGAGTCGAAATATACCCGGGTTTTACCGCAAGCGAACTCATCATGGAAGCGGGACGGGTCAAGGGTGTGATCACCGGCGATCTCGGGCTGGATCGGGCGGGCAATCCGAAAGCGGATCACGTGCCCGGCATGGCGCTGCTCGGTCGCTACACCCTGTTTGCCGAAGGGGCGCGCGGCCATCTCGGCAAGCAGCTGATCGCCGACTTTCAGCTGGAAAACGCCGCCCAGCCGCAGCACTACGCCATCGGCTTCAAAGAGCTGTGGCAGCTCCCCCCCGGCCAGGGCAAACCGGGCCGAGTGCTGCACGGCAGCGGCTGGCCGCTCTCTGAGGGGAAGGAGGACAAGAGCCAGGGCGGCTTCTATCTCTATCATCTGGAGCAGGATCAGGTGGCGGTCGGTCTCATCGTCGACCTCAACTACCGCAACCCCTGGCTCAGCCCGTTTGACGAGTTTCAGCGCCTCAAGCACCACCCGCTCATCGCCGCGGCATTGCAGGGGGGCGAGCGCATCAGCTACGGCGCCCGCGCCATCGCCAAGGGGGGCTGGCACTCCCTGCCCCGCATGCACTTTCCCGGCGGCCTGCTCATCGGTTGCGATGCCGGCACCCTCGACTTCTCCCGTATCAAGGGGATCCACACCGCCATGAAGTCCGGCATGCTGGCGGCCAAGACAGTCGCCATGAGTCTGCGCGGCGGCGATGAAGGGGGCCGGGATCTGGCCGAATACGGCGATGCGCTGCAACAGAGCTGGCTGGCCCATGAGCTCAAAACAGCGCGCAATTTCGGCGCCGCCCTGCACCGCTGGGGCCCCTGGCTCGGTGGCGCCTTCAACTGGCTGGAGCAGCGGCTGTTTGCTCGCACCTCGCCGTTCACCCTGCTGGACAAGGAGCCAGACTACCGCCAACTGCGCATGGCCAGCCGCTGCCAACCCATCGACTATCCCAAGCCGGACGGCAAGCTCAGCTTCGACAAGCTCTCGTCTGTCTACCTCGCCAACACCAGCCACGACGAGGATCAGCCCTGCCACCTCAAGCTGCAGGATGAGACTATCCCGGTGGCGGTCAACCTGCCCACCTGGGCCGAACCCGCCCAGCGTTACTGCCCGGCCGGGGTGTTCGAGATCCTGGGTTCAGAGAGCCTGTCCCGCCTGCAGATCAACGCGGCCAACTGCATCCACTGCAAGACCTGCGACATCAAGGATCCGAGCCAGAACATCGTCTGGACGCCGCCGCAAGGCGGCTCTGGCCCCAACTATCCCAATATGTGA
- a CDS encoding electron transfer flavoprotein subunit beta/FixA family protein, with the protein MKLLVAVKRVLDYNVKVRVKSDGSDVELANVKMGINPFCEIAVEEGVRLREAGVASELVVVTFGPEAAAEQLRHALALGADRARHYVTGETLTPLTVARALQQVCELEQPDLVLLGKQSIDSDNNQVGQMLAALNDWPLATFASAIKLVEGELQVTREIDGGLETLGMPLPAVVTVDLRLNEPRFASLPNIMKAKRKPLESAPFTALGVEPAAQTRLLGVMAPAARSAGIMVGSVDELLDKLKHEVKVL; encoded by the coding sequence ATGAAGCTGCTGGTCGCGGTCAAGCGGGTGCTGGATTACAACGTCAAGGTCCGGGTCAAGAGCGATGGCTCAGACGTGGAGCTGGCCAACGTCAAGATGGGGATCAACCCGTTTTGTGAAATTGCGGTGGAAGAGGGGGTCAGGCTGCGCGAAGCCGGCGTGGCGAGCGAGCTGGTGGTGGTGACCTTCGGCCCCGAGGCGGCAGCCGAACAACTGCGTCACGCCCTGGCGCTGGGGGCGGATCGGGCGCGTCATTACGTGACTGGCGAGACCCTGACTCCGCTCACCGTGGCTCGCGCCCTGCAACAGGTGTGCGAGCTGGAGCAGCCCGATCTGGTGTTGCTCGGCAAGCAGTCCATCGATTCTGACAACAACCAGGTGGGCCAGATGCTGGCCGCCCTCAATGACTGGCCGCTCGCCACCTTCGCCTCCGCCATCAAGCTGGTGGAGGGGGAATTGCAGGTGACCCGCGAGATCGACGGTGGCCTCGAGACCCTCGGCATGCCGCTGCCGGCGGTGGTGACCGTGGATCTGCGCCTCAACGAGCCGCGTTTTGCCTCGCTCCCCAACATCATGAAGGCCAAGCGCAAGCCGCTCGAGAGCGCGCCCTTCACCGCCCTTGGCGTCGAGCCGGCCGCTCAGACCCGGCTGCTCGGGGTGATGGCCCCCGCGGCCCGCAGCGCCGGTATCATGGTGGGCTCGGTGGACGAGCTGCTGGACAAACTCAAGCACGAAGTGAAGGTACTCTGA
- a CDS encoding electron transfer flavoprotein subunit alpha/FixB family protein has translation MSVLIIAEHHQGQLADSVARLVTAGSQLGGEVHLLLLGQGLTEAGEQAAALQGVSRVLLAEHPMLAEGLSDGVDPLLAHIARDYQHCLMAASTQGKDLLPRVAAKLGVEMLSEVTGIESGDTFLRPIYAGNALARVASSAPIKVLTIRPTAFAKAASGGQAQVERLPVSEVACRTRLIERRAVRSARPELAAARVVVSGGRALGSKAQFALIEALADKLGGAVGASRAAVDAGFVANDLQVGQTGKVVAPELYIAVGISGAIQHLAGMKESKVIVAINKDSEAPIFQVADYGLVGDLFTLLPELTAKL, from the coding sequence ATGAGCGTATTGATCATTGCCGAACATCATCAGGGCCAGTTGGCCGACAGCGTGGCCCGCCTGGTCACCGCCGGGAGCCAGCTGGGCGGCGAGGTGCATCTGCTGTTGCTGGGGCAGGGGCTGACCGAGGCGGGTGAGCAGGCCGCCGCCCTGCAGGGAGTGAGCCGGGTGCTGCTGGCCGAGCACCCCATGTTGGCGGAGGGGCTGAGCGACGGGGTCGATCCGCTCTTGGCCCATATCGCGCGGGATTATCAGCACTGCCTGATGGCCGCCAGCACCCAGGGCAAGGATCTGCTGCCCCGGGTGGCGGCCAAGCTCGGGGTGGAGATGCTCTCCGAGGTGACCGGCATCGAGAGCGGTGATACCTTCCTGCGTCCCATCTACGCGGGCAACGCGCTGGCCCGGGTGGCGAGCAGCGCCCCCATCAAGGTGCTGACCATCCGGCCCACTGCCTTCGCCAAGGCGGCGAGCGGCGGCCAGGCTCAGGTAGAGCGGTTGCCGGTGAGCGAGGTGGCCTGCCGTACCCGCCTCATCGAACGGCGAGCCGTGCGCTCCGCCAGACCCGAGCTCGCGGCGGCGCGGGTGGTGGTCTCCGGTGGACGGGCACTGGGCTCCAAGGCGCAGTTCGCCCTGATCGAGGCGCTGGCTGACAAGCTGGGCGGCGCGGTGGGGGCATCGCGGGCCGCGGTGGATGCGGGCTTTGTCGCCAACGATCTGCAGGTGGGCCAGACCGGCAAGGTTGTGGCCCCCGAGCTCTACATCGCGGTCGGCATTTCCGGTGCCATCCAGCATCTGGCGGGGATGAAGGAGTCCAAGGTGATCGTCGCCATCAACAAGGACAGCGAGGCCCCCATCTTCCAGGTGGCCGACTACGGGCTGGTGGGGGATCTCTTCACCTTGCTGCCGGAGCTCACCGCCAAGCTGTAA